In the Hordeum vulgare subsp. vulgare chromosome 7H, MorexV3_pseudomolecules_assembly, whole genome shotgun sequence genome, one interval contains:
- the LOC123411133 gene encoding homeobox-leucine zipper protein ROC8-like, which translates to MDSGDDQQLQEQGQKNYHRHTPSQIQALEAAFMQCSHPDETQRAMLGRDLGLEPRKVKYWFQNRRTQKKVQQERQGNDFLRAENDRIRCENIALRDALQNAVCPSCGPPVAEDYYDEQQLRVENARLKEELAGLTYKPLGSPFTQMTQGTPQMSVSPLDLSMATVQMGGHHQQFGGAGLSLDLDLSRAGMFEGCRQEDWGAHFSTNRQ; encoded by the exons ATGGACTCCGGGGatgaccagcagctccaggagcaGGGCCAGAAGAACTACCACCGCCACACGCCGAGCCAGATTCAGGCGCTCGAGGC GGCGTTCATGCAATGCTCCCACCCTGACGAGACGCAGCGCGCCATGCTCGGCCGCGACCTCGGACTTGAGCCACGCAAGGTTAAGTACTGGTTTCAGAACCGCCGGACGCAGAAGAAG GTGCAGCAAGAGCGGCAGGGCAACGACTTCCTCCGCGCGGAGAACGACAGGATCCGGTGCGAGAACATTGCCCTGCGCGATGCGCTCCAGAACGCCGTCTGCCCCAGCTGCGGCCCACCCGTCGCCGAGGATTACTACGACGAGCAGCAGCTGCGCGTGGAGAACGCCCGGCTGAAGGAGGAGCTTGCCGGCCTCACCTATAAGCCCCTCGGCAGCCCGTTCACGCAGATGACGCAGGGCACGCCGCAGATGTCCGTCTCACCTCTCGACCTGTCCATGGCCACCGTACAGATGGGCGGGCACCACCAACAGTTCGGGGGCGCCGGCCTGTCGCTCGACCTCGACCTCAGCAGGGCCGGCATGTTCGAAGGGTGTAGGCAGGAGGACTGGGGAGCACATTTTAGCACAAACAGACAATAA